In Candidatus Aegiribacteria sp., the genomic window ATGGAATATCACGGGCAAGAGTTAACCAATGGCTAGCCCTCCTGAGACTACAGACAGGGAAGAGGATGCGGATTCTGGCAATGGGTGACCATTGGGAGAAGAGATTGCTAACGGAACGTACATTGAGGGAATGGCATAGATGACACTGCAATTGACTCTTTACATATTCTAATCGGAGGTTGAAATGGGAATACCAGATCGGATTGTTAGAAAAGTCAGGACATATTGCAGGGAGCATGGTGTGAAGAGCCTGTTCTTGTTTGGATCATGCGCAAGGGGTGATGTAACGGAATCAAGCGATATAGACCTCCTGGTTGAGTTCCAGGAAAACATACAACTCAGCTACTTGGACCTAATGCTTATTAAGTCAGACCTTGAGGGAATACTGGGTTCAGAGA contains:
- a CDS encoding nucleotidyltransferase domain-containing protein translates to MGIPDRIVRKVRTYCREHGVKSLFLFGSCARGDVTESSDIDLLVEFQENIQLSYLDLMLIKSDLEGILGSEIDLVEMDSLVNPIRRKSILSERIPLFAS